A region of Nitrospirota bacterium DNA encodes the following proteins:
- the mazG gene encoding nucleoside triphosphate pyrophosphohydrolase → MSERFHKLVDLMAALRAPNGCPWDRKQTHESLKPYLLEETYEVLEILDRQDRTKLPEELGDVLLQVLFHSQIAAEAGSFTIEDVLEQLADKLTRRHPHVFGNGAADTTPKNADQVVAKWEDIKRTERQASGRPDSVLDGVPQMLPALLRAYQVQARAARVGFDWTHDAKGFDQVLGKIEEEIQELRVAIRPLASNQTEPDAKATTARQEEIVAEFGDVLFSLVNLARFIKVNPEDALRQAVNRFVERFQFIEAHATASSRTVGDLSFEEMDRLWNEAKRQKSATHTEERRHER, encoded by the coding sequence ATGTCTGAACGATTTCACAAACTGGTCGACCTCATGGCTGCGTTGCGCGCGCCGAACGGATGTCCCTGGGACCGCAAGCAAACACATGAATCGCTCAAGCCCTATCTGCTTGAAGAAACCTACGAAGTCTTAGAAATTCTGGACCGGCAGGACCGGACGAAGCTGCCGGAAGAGCTTGGCGACGTCTTGCTCCAAGTGCTCTTTCACAGTCAGATCGCCGCAGAAGCCGGCAGCTTTACCATCGAAGATGTGCTGGAGCAATTGGCCGACAAGCTGACGCGGCGGCACCCTCACGTCTTTGGAAACGGGGCGGCAGACACGACCCCGAAGAATGCGGATCAGGTGGTCGCGAAATGGGAAGACATCAAACGCACGGAACGGCAAGCGTCCGGCAGACCGGACTCGGTGCTCGACGGCGTGCCGCAGATGCTGCCGGCCCTCCTGAGAGCCTACCAGGTTCAAGCACGCGCCGCGCGCGTCGGCTTCGACTGGACCCACGATGCCAAGGGCTTCGATCAGGTCCTCGGCAAAATCGAAGAAGAGATCCAGGAACTCCGCGTCGCCATCCGCCCCCTGGCATCGAATCAGACAGAACCCGACGCTAAAGCGACGACCGCACGACAAGAGGAGATCGTCGCGGAGTTCGGCGACGTGCTGTTTTCGCTCGTGAACCTCGCCCGCTTTATCAAAGTGAACCCTGAGGATGCCCTGCGCCAAGCCGTCAACCGATTCGTCGAACGATTCCAATTCATCGAAGCCCACGCGACCGCGTCGAGCCGAACGGTTGGAGACCTTTCGTTCGAAGAGATGGATCGACTGTGGAACGAAGCCAAACGACAGAAGTCTGCGACCCATACTGAGGAACGCCGCCATGAGCGATGA
- a CDS encoding DUF1844 domain-containing protein → MATESDEGFVVRDRRGGSAPDRPASTSPAASEAQPHQHAPSSDSPQGSGIPVSFSSFVISLGSSSMMLMGEQLDPQQPPMPPNLPQAKDIIDLLSVLEQKTTGNLTTEEQAVLRDMLYALRMKYVSLTAKQ, encoded by the coding sequence GTGGCTACAGAATCTGACGAAGGATTTGTCGTCCGTGATCGGCGGGGAGGGAGCGCCCCCGACCGTCCTGCTTCCACGTCGCCAGCCGCGTCTGAGGCGCAGCCTCACCAGCATGCGCCATCCTCCGATTCGCCCCAGGGGTCTGGCATTCCCGTCTCCTTTTCATCGTTCGTCATTTCGTTGGGCAGTTCCTCGATGATGCTGATGGGGGAACAGCTGGATCCTCAGCAACCGCCGATGCCGCCGAATCTACCGCAAGCCAAAGACATTATCGATTTGCTCTCGGTCTTGGAGCAGAAGACCACGGGCAACCTCACGACGGAAGAACAAGCGGTGCTGCGGGATATGCTCTACGCTCTTCGGATGAAGTACGTGAGTCTCACTGCCAAACAGTAG